One part of the Rutidosis leptorrhynchoides isolate AG116_Rl617_1_P2 chromosome 1, CSIRO_AGI_Rlap_v1, whole genome shotgun sequence genome encodes these proteins:
- the LOC139867453 gene encoding zinc finger protein JACKDAW-like: MMSGDGFSSSPSSLSAFIQDPISNPNPNSSNLSKRKRNLPGNPDPDAEVIALSPKSLMATNRFLCEICNKGFQRDQNLQLHRRGHNLPWKLKQRNKNEVVRKKVYICPEISCVHHDPSRALGDLTGVKKHFSRKHGEKKWKCEKCSKKYAVQSDWKAHSKICGTREYKCDCGTLFSRKDSFITHRAFCDALTEENSRMASFPMMSSTPNVNFGHDLMMTNAGGGLRFSGMFGSAMLESSLDANVGKPTLPIWLDHNGNESHFENHSNSSFMGSSSSNNNNNGGMLSSDMMQWLHGNQEAATNTTYSGLQLKEEEENKGEMQFNSMYNTYTSSTNLPPPNSAHMSATALLQKAAQMGSTSSNHGDSNAFGLMSTSFSNGDGFMMMTGSKQSESAKDPNLTRDFLGVGGNERGQYNLQQNLFKFTSSMDNPDIRK, from the exons atgatgtcTGGTGATGGTTTTTCTTCATCTCCTTCATCTCTTTCTGCTTTCATTCAAGACCCCatctcaaaccctaaccctaattcttcAAATTTGTCAAAACGAAAACGTAATCTTCCTGGCAATCCAG ATCCAGATGCAGAAGTTATAGCGTTATCTCCGAAATCTTTAATGGCAACGAATCGATTTTTATGTGAGATATGTAACAAGGGTTTTCAAAGAGATCAAAATTTACAACTTCATAGAAGAGGACACAATTTACCATGGAAACTAAAACAAAGAAACAAAAATGAAGTTGTAAGGAAAAAAGTTTACATTTGTCCGGAAATAAGTTGTGTTCATCATGATCCGTCTCGAGCTCTCGGAGATCTTACCGGAGTTAAGAAACATTTTAGCCGAAAACATGGTGAGAAAAAATGGAAATGTGAAAAGTGTTCAAAGAAATATGCAGTTCAATCAGATTGGAAAGCTCATAGCAAAATTTGTGGCACTAGGGAGTACAAATGTGATTGTGGAACACTCTTTTCTAG GAAAGATAGTTTCATAACACATAGAGCATTTTGTGACGCTTTAACGGAAGAGAATTCGAGAATGGCTTCGTTTCCAATGATGTCAAGCACCCCAAATGTTAATTTTGGACACGATTTAATGATGACGAATGCTGGTGGTGGATTGAGATTTTCAGGGATGTTTGGTAGTGCGATGTTAGAAAGTAGTCTTGATGCAAATGTAGGAAAACCTACATTACCAATTTGGTTAGACCATAATGGAAATGAATCCCATTTTGAAAATCATAGCAATTCGTCGTTTATGGGGTCATCAAGCTCGAACAACAACAATAATGGTGGAATGTTGTCATCGGACATGATGCAATGGTTACATGGAAACCAAGAAGCCGCCACGAATACAACATATTCGGGGTTGCAATTGAAAGAGGAAGAAGAAAATAAAGGGGAAATGCAATTCAATTCTATGTATAATACCTACACGAGTTCCACAAATCTACCACCACCAAATTCGGCTCATATGTCTGCTACCGCGCTATTGCAAAAGGCGGCTCAAATGGGTTCAACAAGTAGTAACCATGGGGATAGTAACGCGTTCGGGCTCATGAGTACTAGTTTTTCCAATGGTGATGGATTCATGATGATGACAGGGTCGAAACAAAGTGAGTCGGCTAAAGATCCGAATCTAACACGAGATTTTCTTGGTGTTGGAGGTAATGAAAGAGGACAATATAATTTGCAACAaaatttatttaagtttacttcgtcAATGGATAATCCGGATATAAGGAAATAA